In Candidatus Methylomirabilis lanthanidiphila, the sequence AGTAGCGGCGAGCAGTGCGTCTGCGACTTGACCGACATGCTGGCGACAACTCAGTCGCTGCTCTCCTTTCATCTCAAGACGCTCAAGGAGGCCGGATTCCTGACGGACAGGCGGGAGGGTCGATGGGTGTACTACTCGTTGAACCCGAAGGCGATCGAGGATCTGGAGCGGTGTATTG encodes:
- a CDS encoding ArsR family transcriptional regulator codes for the protein MLFPMPKDLTRAARWFHALSDETRLQIIERLSSGEQCVCDLTDMLATTQSLLSFHLKTLKEAGFLTDRREGRWVYYSLNPKAIEDLERCIGSLKPRGRGPRVSLKRCD